In Lentibacillus amyloliquefaciens, one DNA window encodes the following:
- a CDS encoding DUF402 domain-containing protein → MTAPEAGSAIRIHSYKHNGQLHRTWEDTLVLKGTETIVIGANDKTEVKESDGRSWITREPAICYFHADYWFNIIGMLRTDGIYYYCNISSPFVFDEGALKYIDYDLDVKVYPDMTFDLLDEDEYEEHKQQMHYPGSLDRILYRHVDYLLGWVRQRKGPFSGEFIDQWYERYLTYK, encoded by the coding sequence ATGACTGCACCAGAAGCTGGCTCAGCCATACGAATACATAGCTATAAGCATAATGGTCAATTGCACCGTACATGGGAGGACACACTGGTGCTGAAAGGAACTGAAACAATTGTCATCGGTGCGAATGATAAAACAGAGGTCAAAGAAAGTGATGGACGGAGCTGGATAACGCGGGAGCCTGCCATTTGCTACTTTCATGCGGATTATTGGTTTAATATCATCGGCATGTTGCGTACTGATGGGATTTATTATTACTGCAATATCAGCTCGCCATTTGTATTTGATGAGGGGGCATTGAAATATATTGATTACGACCTTGACGTCAAAGTGTATCCGGATATGACATTTGATTTGCTTGATGAGGATGAATATGAGGAGCACAAACAACAAATGCATTATCCCGGCTCATTGGATCGTATTTTATATCGTCATGTCGATTATTTGCTTGGATGGGTCAGGCAGCGCAAAGGGCCATTTTCAGGCGAATTCATCGATCAGTGGTATGAGCGTTATTTAACTTATAAATAA
- a CDS encoding gamma-type small acid-soluble spore protein, with the protein MAKKQPNKTSAGTNVQKVKQQNQKAQQGQGQYGTEFASETNAQEVKKQNQKSKQNKK; encoded by the coding sequence ATGGCTAAAAAACAACCCAACAAAACTTCTGCTGGTACAAACGTACAAAAAGTAAAACAGCAGAACCAAAAAGCCCAGCAAGGTCAAGGTCAGTATGGTACTGAATTTGCATCAGAAACAAATGCGCAGGAAGTCAAAAAGCAGAACCAAAAGTCAAAGCAAAATAAGAAATAA
- a CDS encoding ABC transporter ATP-binding protein yields MSSIKQYLQFVKPYKWKILVTVLIGILKFGIPLLMPLILKYVIDNIINADDMTDAARIEQLLWLMGGAFVIFLILRPPIEYFRQYLAQWVGNTILYDVRNKLFDHIQKLSLRFYSQTKTGEIISRVIHDVEQTKNFVVTGLMNIWLDMITILIAIGIMLTMDVGLTIVAVILFPIFGFCVKFFYGRLRRLTRERSQSLAEVQGHLHERVQGIPVTRSFALEDYEQGQFDNRNANFLQKALNHTDWNAKTFAVMNTITDLAPLLVIAAAGYLVIQGDVTVGTMTAFYGYMERVYGPLRRLISSSTVLTQSVASIDRVFELMNEKYDIEDNPGAKQLGPLDGKIDIEKVSFKYEDEEAEVLHDVSLNVKSGETIAFVGMSGGGKSTLISLIPRFYDVTSGSIKVDGTDIRNVQARSLRDNIGMVLQDNILFSESIAMNIRMGNPDATDEEVVAAAKAANAHDFIQELSEGYDTTVGERGVKLSGGQKQRIAIARVFLKNPPILIFDEATSALDLESEHIIQEAMERLASDRTTFIVAHRLATITHADRIVHIEDGEIKEAGPHSELMARKGHYYDLYQVQNLDGA; encoded by the coding sequence ATGAGCAGTATTAAACAATATTTACAGTTCGTCAAACCTTATAAGTGGAAAATACTGGTAACGGTATTGATCGGGATCCTTAAATTTGGTATTCCGCTTCTTATGCCGTTAATTTTAAAGTATGTTATCGACAATATCATCAATGCAGATGACATGACGGATGCAGCAAGAATAGAACAGCTGTTGTGGCTGATGGGCGGTGCGTTTGTCATATTCCTGATCCTGCGTCCGCCGATTGAATATTTTCGGCAGTATCTCGCGCAATGGGTCGGGAACACAATCCTGTATGATGTCAGGAATAAATTGTTCGATCATATACAAAAACTGAGCCTCAGATTCTATTCTCAGACAAAAACCGGGGAAATTATTTCCCGGGTAATACATGATGTCGAACAAACGAAAAACTTTGTTGTCACAGGTCTGATGAATATTTGGCTGGATATGATCACTATTTTGATTGCAATCGGTATTATGCTGACAATGGATGTCGGCCTCACGATTGTTGCTGTCATTCTGTTCCCGATTTTCGGTTTTTGTGTGAAGTTCTTCTATGGCCGATTGAGACGATTGACACGGGAGCGTTCGCAATCACTTGCTGAAGTCCAGGGCCATTTGCACGAACGGGTGCAGGGAATTCCGGTGACAAGAAGTTTTGCTCTCGAAGATTATGAACAGGGACAATTTGACAATCGGAATGCCAACTTTCTGCAAAAAGCGCTGAATCATACGGACTGGAATGCCAAAACGTTTGCCGTTATGAATACCATCACCGATCTGGCACCCTTACTGGTCATTGCGGCAGCCGGCTATCTTGTCATTCAAGGTGATGTCACAGTTGGTACGATGACTGCATTTTACGGCTATATGGAACGCGTATACGGCCCGCTGCGGCGTCTTATCAGCTCCTCAACAGTTCTGACTCAGTCGGTTGCGTCAATTGACCGTGTGTTTGAATTGATGAATGAAAAATATGACATAGAGGATAATCCAGGTGCCAAACAACTCGGACCTCTTGACGGAAAAATTGATATCGAAAAAGTATCATTTAAGTATGAAGATGAGGAAGCGGAAGTGTTGCACGACGTCTCGCTTAACGTCAAAAGCGGTGAAACGATTGCATTCGTCGGCATGAGCGGCGGCGGTAAATCTACGCTGATAAGTCTGATTCCGCGTTTTTACGATGTAACAAGCGGTTCGATTAAAGTGGATGGCACGGATATCCGTAATGTGCAAGCCCGCTCGTTGCGTGATAATATTGGCATGGTTTTGCAGGATAATATATTATTCAGTGAATCCATTGCGATGAATATACGCATGGGCAACCCTGATGCTACTGATGAAGAGGTTGTCGCTGCTGCCAAAGCGGCTAACGCCCATGACTTTATTCAAGAATTGAGCGAAGGCTATGACACCACGGTTGGCGAACGCGGTGTGAAACTTTCCGGCGGGCAGAAACAGCGGATCGCGATAGCAAGGGTGTTTTTGAAAAACCCGCCAATCCTGATTTTTGATGAGGCAACTTCCGCGCTTGACTTGGAAAGCGAGCATATCATCCAGGAAGCAATGGAACGACTTGCTTCCGATCGGACGACATTTATTGTAGCTCACCGCCTGGCAACCATTACACATGCGGATCGAATTGTGCATATTGAAGATGGCGAAATTAAAGAAGCGGGACCACACAGTGAACTGATGGCAAGGAAAGGTCATTATTACGATTTGTATCAGGTGCAAAATTTGGATGGTGCGTGA